In Mytilus galloprovincialis chromosome 1, xbMytGall1.hap1.1, whole genome shotgun sequence, the following are encoded in one genomic region:
- the LOC143076032 gene encoding inter-alpha-trypsin inhibitor heavy chain H3-like, whose amino-acid sequence MHRSINMCVTTVSKVYLNLLCLLLMQVKEQVLSQTLKPEIKSMHISSDIYFRFATTVVETKILNVNQEASEVMFDMTLPDSAFITDFTMEIGGKRYAGNVKEKEKAKKQFEEAKSRGESAGHIAASPRTSNKFNILVNVERNASVVFKLKYQELLKRTLGSYHHVIYVDPGQIVEDFEIKVYISESRDIIDLSIPPLDGKTKVENVKFVNIKHVSPKRIDIRYAPNVQNQKAMSKQGISGQFKVKYDVTRDKDAGDLLVVNGYFVHMFAPKDIKPLSKDVMFVLDKSGSMQGRKMNQLKEAMKLIIQDMKPEDKLNILFFDSKFDWLSKTEMLEGTQVNFDKANRFIDPVIARGGTNINTAVTDGIKLLTKHLDTNRSAIVMFLTDGRATSGETLQSNILKNVKTENEARVPIFSLGFGNNLDFNFLKQMSAQNNGFARRIYEDSDASLQIKGLYSEISSALLKNVSFDYVGDVDMNTLTQTRYPSYFGGSELIVSGKMNSNGSNIVPRVTGWNNGYIDLIWKPRPVPDLKAITTDTDLAKITEKMWAYLTIKQLLKDIEDDITTTMKDKIKAKVISLATKYQFVTPFTSMVVTAPELRQKRQPRPSSSQTHGISSQHLASGPTIFRSFKRRFHSMGPGSVSHFPSSRGNIGVAVMGGIGGGGRSFSVQSFKRPATTIRPTTDTTLDVSTISKGTVLTPAKTIRPTTGTTLDVSTISKGTVLIPATTLRPTTDTTLDVSTISKGTVVIPDQRSPNFFLHLKGSAVPLCMNLNPNDTGRYQFLYSSRKPQKALHIIFEKTINQQKKIENIKAVEIREGTEQQYLDSTVLKVSNATSNVTKLWNDIGNKTTTNFPSYNLTVAVSPSKDPLLGLQLHLYIRQSNIAFATGPLRWFVGMEIKSFGLELIVKPNAGKQFTVKKFKLLKSTSVSSYLTDSCWYIINPEKEIPQWESLFQQKDVDTWL is encoded by the exons ACATTAAAACCAGAGATAAAGTCGATGCACATTTCATCAGACATCTACTTCAGATTTGCTACAACAGTAGTGGAGACTAAAATTCTCAACGTAAATCAAGAAGCATCAGAAGTTATGTTTGATATGACTCTACCAGATTCAGCTTTTATAACAGACTTTACAAT GGAAATAGGAGGCAAGCGATATGCTGGTAATGTGAAAGAAAAGGAGAAAGCTAAGAAACAGTTCGAAGAAGCAAAAAGTCGCGGTGAAAGTGCAGGTCACATTGCTGCTTC CCCACGAACTTCAAACAAGTTTAACATACTTGTTAATGTGGAGAGGAATGCATCGGTTGTTTTCAAACTGAAATATCAAGAATTGCTGAAACGAACCCTTGGATCATATCATCACGTGATTTATGTAGATCCTGGTCAAATAGTGGAAGACTttgaaataaaagtttatatAAGTGAATCAAGAGATATAATAGATCTATCAATACCACCACTTGATGGCAAAACAAAAGTTG aaaatgttaaatttgttaaTATTAAACATGTTTCACCAAAGAGAATTGACATAAGATACGCTCCAAATGTTCAGAATCAGAAAGCAATGTCAAAACAAGGTATCTCTGGACAGTTTAAAGTGAAGTATGATGTAACTAGGGACAAAGATGCTGGAGATTTATTG GTAGTAAATGGATATTTTGTTCATATGTTTGCCCCAAAAGACATTAAACCGCTATCTAAAGATGTGATGTTTGTGTTAGACAAAAGTGGGAGTATGCAAGGAAGAAAAATGAACCAACTGAAAGAGGCAATGAAGCTAATCATTCAGGATATGAAACCAGAagacaaattaaatattttgttttttgacaGCAAGTTTGATTGGTTAAGCAAAACCGAAATGTTAGAAGGGACACAAGTTAATTTTGATAAAGCAAACAGATTTATAGACCCCGTTATTGCTAGGGGAG GAACAAATATCAACACAGCAGTAACAGATGGAATAAAACTTTTAACGAAGCACTTAGATACTAACAGATCAGCTATAGTAATGTTTCTAACAGATGGACGTGCAACTTCGGGAGAAACTTTACAgagtaatattttaaaaaatgtaaaaactgaAAATGAAGCCAGAGTACCTATCTTTAGCTTAGGTTTCGGAAACAATTTGGATTTTAACTTTCTGAAACAGATGTCTGCACAGAATAATGGATTTGCGCGACGAATATATGAAGATTCGGATGCCTCTTTGCAGATAAAGGGATTATATTCTGAAATTTCATCCgctcttttaaaaaatgtatcttttGATTATGTCGGTGACGTTGACATGAACACACTTACACAGACCCGTTATCCATCGTACTTTGGAGGTTCAGAGTTGATAGTTTCTGGAAAAATGAATTCTAACGGTTCTAACATCGTACCCCGTGTCACGGGTTGGAATAATGGATACATAGATCTGATATGGAAACCAAGACCAGTTCCAGACCTGAAAGCAATTACCACTGATACTGATttagcaaaaataacagaaaaaatgtGGGCATATCTCACAATTAAACAGTTGCTCAAAGACATCGAGGATGATATAACGACCACTATGAAAGACAAAATTAAAGCTAAGGTTATCTCTTTGGCAACAAAA TACCAGTTTGTTACTCCCTTTACATCTATGGTAGTAACTGCACCTGAGCTCCGACAAAAGAGACAACCAAGACCGTCCAGCAGCCAAA CCCATGGTATTAGTTCTCAACATCTCGCTAGTGGTCCCACTATTTTTCGTAGTTTCAAACGACGGTTCCACAGTATGGGACCCGGGTCTGTATCTCATTTTCCATCAAGTAGAGGAAATATTGGAGTTGCAGTTATGGGTGGCATTGGCGGAGGCGGAAGAAGTTTTAGCGTGCAAAGCTTTAAGAGACCAG cTACGACAATACGACCAACGACAGATACCACCCTTGACGTTTCCACTATCTCTAAAGGAACTGTCTTAACTCcag CTAAGACAATAAGACCAACGACAGGTACAACCCTTGACGTTTCCACTATCTCTAAAGGAACTGTCTTAATTCCAG CTACAACACTAAGACCAACGACAGATACCACCCTTGACGTTTCCACTATCTCCAAAGGAACTGTCGTAATTCCAG ATCAAAGATCTCCTAATTTCTTCTTACACCTGAAAGGATCAGCAGTACCTCTCTGTATGAACCTAAATCCAAATGACACAGGAAGGTACCAGTTCTTATACAGTTCAAGAA AGCCACAAAAAGCACTTCATATAATCTTTGAAAAGACAATAAATCAACAGAAGAAAATAGAGAATATAAAAGCTGTCGAAATTCGGGAAGGAACAGAACAACAATATTTGGACTCTACGGTTTTAAAAGTATCGAATGCCACTTCGAATGTTACAAAACTATGGAATGACATCGGCAACAAAACAACGACCAATTTTCCGTCATACAATTTAACAGTTGCAGTATCCCCTTCTAAAGACCCGTTATTAGGTTTACAGCTGCATCTTTACATACGACAAAGTAACATCGCATTTGCTACGGGACCATTAC gtTGGTTTGTTGGAATGGAAATTAAAAGCTTTGGGTTAGAGTTGATTGTGAAGCCGAATGCAGGAAAACAGTTTACCGTCAAAAAATTTAAGTTATTGAAGTCTACGTCTGTATCTTCATATCTAACAGATTCGTGCTGGTACATAATCAACCCAGAAAAGGAAATTCCACAATGGGAAAGCTTATTTCAGCAAAAAGATGTCGATACATGGTTATAA